A genomic window from Gammaproteobacteria bacterium includes:
- the fadD gene encoding long-chain-fatty-acid--CoA ligase FadD — translation MEKIWLNSYPKDVPATINPDHYQSLVDLFEESVNNFKDLPSFSNMGHSLTYGELDELSRDFAAYLQNDLKLVKGDRVAIMLPNILQYPIAMFGALRAGLVVVNVNPLYTPRELKHQLNDSGAKAIVVVSNFANTLDKVINDTAIEHVLVTNLGDQLKPFKRVLVNFVVKYVKKMVPAYNLPQAISMRDALAKGRTSEYVKLEITGEDLAYLQYTGGTTGASKGAMLTHRNMVANLEQASAGFGCIITPGKEIIVTALPLYHIFALTANCLMFMKYGAQNLLITNPRDIPGFVKELSRVKFTALTGVNTLFNALLNNDDFAKLDFSHLKLTLGGGMAVQRAVAEKWQQVTKTFLLEGYGLTECCPLVTITPHNATSFSGNIGLPCSSTDCRIVDEQGKEVAIGESGELQVRGPQVMQGYYNCPEETANVMSGEWFGTGDIAVMDDQGFFKIVDRKKDMIIVSGFNVFPNEVEDVCAMHPHVLEVAVVGIPKGTSGEMIKVFVVKKDDKLSEKELIAHCRENLTAYKVPKLVEFRDELPKTNVGKILRRELREQELAKLKQPS, via the coding sequence GTGGAAAAAATTTGGCTAAATAGCTATCCCAAAGATGTCCCTGCGACGATCAATCCTGACCATTATCAATCGTTAGTTGATTTATTCGAAGAAAGTGTAAATAATTTCAAGGATTTACCGTCGTTTTCAAATATGGGGCATTCACTTACTTATGGTGAATTAGACGAGTTAAGCCGTGACTTTGCTGCCTACCTTCAAAATGACCTGAAGTTAGTTAAAGGCGATCGCGTTGCGATTATGTTGCCTAATATATTGCAATATCCAATTGCGATGTTTGGGGCGTTACGGGCAGGTTTGGTCGTCGTTAATGTTAATCCTCTTTATACCCCGCGAGAGCTAAAGCATCAACTAAATGACTCTGGCGCTAAGGCTATTGTTGTTGTATCTAATTTCGCCAATACCCTTGATAAAGTCATTAATGATACGGCAATCGAACATGTTTTAGTGACAAACTTGGGCGATCAGCTTAAGCCATTTAAGCGAGTACTGGTTAATTTTGTTGTTAAATACGTCAAAAAGATGGTGCCAGCTTATAACTTGCCTCAAGCGATATCGATGCGTGATGCATTGGCCAAAGGCCGCACTAGTGAGTATGTTAAACTAGAAATCACCGGCGAAGATCTCGCTTACCTTCAATATACTGGCGGTACCACTGGTGCTTCTAAAGGCGCAATGCTGACACACCGGAATATGGTTGCTAATCTTGAGCAAGCATCGGCTGGTTTTGGTTGTATTATCACCCCAGGTAAAGAAATAATAGTGACGGCGTTACCGCTGTATCATATTTTTGCTTTAACAGCTAACTGCTTAATGTTTATGAAATATGGCGCGCAAAACCTGTTGATTACCAATCCGCGTGATATACCTGGCTTCGTCAAAGAATTATCTAGGGTAAAGTTTACCGCTTTAACTGGGGTTAATACCTTGTTTAATGCGTTATTAAATAATGACGACTTTGCTAAATTAGATTTTTCTCACCTAAAACTAACGCTTGGTGGCGGCATGGCCGTGCAACGAGCTGTCGCCGAAAAATGGCAACAGGTAACTAAGACCTTTTTACTGGAAGGTTATGGCTTAACTGAATGTTGCCCTTTGGTCACGATTACGCCGCATAATGCGACCAGTTTTAGTGGCAATATTGGCTTGCCATGTTCTTCGACGGATTGCCGGATTGTTGATGAACAGGGCAAGGAAGTCGCTATTGGTGAATCTGGCGAATTACAGGTTCGAGGACCCCAGGTGATGCAGGGGTATTATAATTGTCCCGAAGAAACGGCTAATGTCATGAGCGGTGAGTGGTTTGGTACCGGTGATATAGCGGTGATGGATGATCAAGGTTTCTTTAAAATCGTCGACCGTAAAAAAGACATGATCATCGTGTCTGGCTTTAATGTTTTTCCTAATGAAGTGGAAGATGTTTGTGCAATGCACCCCCATGTCCTTGAAGTTGCGGTTGTTGGTATTCCTAAGGGTACATCAGGCGAGATGATTAAAGTTTTTGTGGTCAAAAAAGACGATAAACTCAGTGAAAAAGAGTTGATCGCACATTGTCGAGAGAACCTTACTGCGTATAAAGTGCCTAAGTTGGTTGAATTTCGTGATGAACTACCGAAAACTAATGTTGGAAAAATCCTGCGCCGGGAATTACGTGAACAAGAATTGGCTAAACTAAAGCAGCCGAGTTAA
- the rnd gene encoding ribonuclease D produces the protein MVKYTYIDTQQALNDLCLGYLEASVVAVDTEFVRERTFSAKLGLLQAYDGKTLALIDPLAIADLSPFWAILTDPNIVKVLHAGSEDFEVFRNYGQLTVTSIFDSQVAAALTGQGSSLGYGKLIENQLDILLDKGESRTNWLARPLSSAQLQYAANDVYYLYQVYFKLIEQLQANGKTSICEQESRRLSIKVSTSNAQDKYLDISGAWQLVPEQLAVLQQLTQWRYQEALKRDLALGFVLKDAELLAIAKETPQHLSQLKALQQIHPMVVKRYGNRILQLVESGMNQEFLPQKLTRLVDYPCYKQQFKAIKSLVEKVATESDIPKEMIASKKLIHEVLSFYWKKELNNQTQPVLFSGWRHEVVGQEIQQLLINTDGAMAKL, from the coding sequence TTGGTTAAATACACTTATATAGATACTCAGCAAGCACTCAACGATTTATGCTTGGGCTATTTAGAGGCCTCGGTCGTTGCGGTTGATACAGAATTTGTACGTGAACGTACATTTTCAGCAAAATTAGGCTTGCTACAAGCTTATGATGGTAAAACCTTAGCGTTAATAGATCCGCTAGCGATAGCTGACCTTAGTCCTTTTTGGGCTATTTTAACCGATCCTAATATCGTAAAAGTGCTGCACGCCGGCAGTGAAGATTTCGAAGTTTTTAGAAATTATGGTCAGTTGACGGTTACTTCTATTTTTGATTCACAGGTAGCCGCTGCACTCACGGGTCAAGGTTCTAGCCTTGGCTATGGAAAGTTGATTGAAAATCAACTTGATATATTACTTGATAAAGGCGAATCACGCACCAACTGGTTAGCACGACCACTGTCTAGTGCGCAGCTGCAATATGCGGCTAATGATGTTTATTATCTTTATCAGGTCTATTTCAAATTGATAGAGCAATTGCAGGCCAATGGTAAAACATCCATTTGTGAGCAAGAGAGTCGCCGTCTTTCGATTAAAGTATCAACGAGTAATGCTCAAGATAAGTATTTAGATATAAGTGGTGCATGGCAACTGGTACCTGAGCAACTCGCTGTATTACAGCAATTGACGCAATGGCGTTATCAAGAGGCGCTCAAGCGTGATTTAGCCTTAGGGTTTGTACTTAAAGACGCTGAATTATTAGCTATTGCCAAGGAAACACCACAGCATTTATCGCAGTTGAAAGCGTTGCAACAAATACACCCGATGGTTGTGAAACGCTACGGAAATAGAATTCTCCAGTTAGTCGAATCAGGTATGAATCAAGAGTTTTTACCGCAAAAATTAACGCGTTTGGTAGATTACCCGTGTTACAAGCAACAATTTAAAGCGATAAAATCATTAGTGGAAAAAGTGGCTACTGAGAGTGATATACCTAAAGAGATGATTGCATCGAAGAAACTTATCCACGAAGTATTGAGTTTTTATTGGAAAAAAGAGCTTAATAACCAAACTCAGCCGGTTCTATTTAGTGGCTGGCGGCACGAGGTAGTGGGTCAAGAGATTCAACAATTGTTGATTAACACTGACGGTGCTATGGCCAAGTTATAA
- the minE gene encoding cell division topological specificity factor MinE, with product MALLDYFRSPKNNTASLAKERLQIIVAHERNGRASPDYLPMLKQDILAVIAKYVNISEDQVSVEFDNSDELAVLELNVTLPDPSRK from the coding sequence ATGGCCCTATTAGATTACTTTCGCAGTCCCAAGAACAATACGGCGTCATTAGCTAAAGAAAGATTACAGATTATTGTCGCACACGAGCGTAACGGTCGAGCAAGCCCTGACTATTTACCGATGTTAAAGCAGGACATATTGGCTGTGATCGCAAAGTATGTAAACATATCTGAAGATCAAGTCAGTGTCGAATTCGATAACAGTGACGAACTAGCAGTGCTAGAACTCAATGTCACTTTGCCGGATCCAAGCCGAAAATAA
- the minD gene encoding septum site-determining protein MinD — protein MSRVIVVTSGKGGVGKTTSSAAIGTGLALKGFKTVIIDFDIGLRNLDLIMGCERRVVYDFVNLINGESNLTQTLIKDKRVKELFILPASQTRDKDALTKEGVGKVIEQLKQKFDYIICDSPAGIEAGAMMALYYADEAIVTTNPEVSSVRDSDRILGILQSKSQRAEQGREPIKEHLLITRYNPTRVDEGEMLGVDDIVDILAIKLLGVIPESQAVLKASNSGEPVIHDTNSDAGQAYTDAISRLLGEEVNFRFLTAEKKGLLKRLFGG, from the coding sequence ATGTCTCGAGTTATTGTTGTTACCTCAGGAAAAGGTGGGGTTGGTAAAACAACCTCCAGTGCAGCAATCGGCACTGGCCTTGCCTTAAAAGGCTTTAAAACTGTTATTATCGATTTTGATATTGGCTTACGTAACCTTGATTTGATCATGGGTTGTGAGCGCCGAGTTGTGTATGATTTTGTTAATTTAATTAACGGTGAATCGAACCTTACTCAAACATTAATTAAAGACAAACGAGTTAAAGAACTCTTCATTTTGCCGGCATCCCAAACACGCGATAAAGATGCACTAACGAAGGAAGGTGTTGGTAAAGTTATTGAACAATTAAAACAAAAGTTTGACTATATTATTTGTGACTCGCCCGCTGGTATCGAGGCAGGGGCTATGATGGCGCTATATTATGCTGATGAAGCCATAGTAACAACTAACCCTGAAGTATCTTCAGTGCGCGATTCAGACCGAATTTTAGGTATTTTACAAAGTAAATCACAACGTGCGGAGCAAGGCCGAGAGCCAATCAAAGAGCACCTACTTATTACCCGCTATAACCCCACTCGCGTAGATGAAGGCGAAATGTTAGGTGTTGATGATATTGTTGATATTCTGGCGATTAAGTTACTCGGAGTTATTCCTGAGTCACAAGCGGTGTTAAAAGCCTCTAATTCTGGCGAACCAGTCATCCATGATACCAACAGTGATGCAGGCCAAGCCTATACCGACGCTATCTCTCGCTTACTTGGAGAAGAAGTTAATTTTAGATTCTTAACAGCCGAGAAGAAAGGGCTACTAAAACGTTTATTTGGAGGCTAA
- the minC gene encoding septum site-determining protein MinC, with the protein MSNASAELKGSLFPLSVLQLDDADFTKLQSQLINKLAQAPSFFFRAPLVINIEKITEDTLDFATLKSVVEQNDFICVGICNGSAAQKKQARLAGLAVLNQPKHQHTGSKSTIKPQETVVAEPEKAIVSDPILHQTKVVRQNVRSGQQIYAKDGDLVIIGSVSNGAEVIADGNIHIYGSLRGRAIAGASGNKQAAIFSQSIEAELVSIAGTYWLSESLQSSTWKKSGVVKLDQEQLTIEPLITMLN; encoded by the coding sequence ATGTCTAATGCAAGTGCTGAGTTAAAAGGCAGCCTTTTTCCACTATCGGTATTACAGCTCGATGATGCTGATTTTACCAAACTGCAAAGCCAGTTAATCAATAAGCTTGCTCAGGCTCCTTCATTTTTTTTTCGTGCCCCTTTGGTCATCAATATCGAAAAAATAACTGAGGATACTTTAGACTTTGCTACACTAAAAAGCGTCGTAGAGCAAAACGATTTTATTTGTGTTGGTATCTGTAATGGTTCCGCAGCTCAAAAGAAGCAGGCTCGCCTTGCTGGTTTAGCTGTACTTAATCAACCTAAACATCAACATACAGGATCTAAGTCGACGATTAAACCGCAAGAAACTGTCGTCGCAGAGCCTGAAAAAGCTATAGTATCAGATCCAATCTTACACCAAACCAAAGTTGTAAGACAAAATGTTCGATCTGGTCAACAAATTTATGCCAAAGATGGTGATTTAGTCATCATTGGTTCGGTCAGTAATGGTGCAGAGGTCATTGCCGACGGTAATATTCATATATATGGTTCATTACGCGGCCGTGCCATCGCCGGCGCATCAGGCAATAAGCAAGCAGCAATTTTTAGTCAATCAATAGAAGCTGAGCTCGTGTCAATAGCGGGAACTTATTGGTTAAGTGAATCATTACAATCATCGACCTGGAAAAAATCAGGCGTAGTCAAATTAGATCAAGAGCAGCTTACCATTGAGCCTCTTATCACCATGTTAAATTAA
- a CDS encoding YcgL domain-containing protein, translating into MICSVYKSTKKADTFLYIAKRDDFSPVPKQLMSTFGRPVFVMMFSLAKRELSIANKDKVIAQIKEQGFYLQIPPPVVDLLKEFKQDNSPQP; encoded by the coding sequence ATGATATGTTCAGTTTATAAAAGTACCAAAAAAGCAGATACCTTCCTCTATATAGCGAAAAGAGATGATTTTTCTCCCGTGCCAAAGCAACTAATGAGCACTTTTGGGCGGCCAGTATTTGTTATGATGTTCTCGCTAGCTAAGCGCGAGCTATCGATTGCTAATAAAGACAAAGTAATCGCACAAATTAAGGAGCAGGGCTTTTATTTACAAATCCCGCCGCCCGTGGTCGATTTACTTAAAGAATTCAAACAAGATAATAGTCCTCAGCCATAA
- a CDS encoding lytic murein transglycosylase: MRYVSLFIIGFISMSSHGQSRDSFVQFVKQLRLEAIELNISTVTVEQSLAKVKQFKRAVFHGQRTKPLESSLEAYLKAEVPRWKVEKARQLFKEHGVLLQKIAEKYQVQPRFILAIWGIETGFSKKLSSYPAMSVLVSLAYNEPNNTALRQQVFLILTALDKDVSRHVDFRSDRSGRLGMINFSVLNYLSSAQDFDRDGFSDVWQSNADAFASVAHFLAENGWDNQQTWGRQVKLPANFTANEIGLTKSKTLSQWQKLGVKRFNGEKLPRVNMKASLVAPDGLNGRIYLVYNNFNTLLVWKDSPYFSSAVGYLADRIKFPPIE; encoded by the coding sequence ATGCGTTACGTTAGCCTTTTTATTATTGGTTTTATCTCCATGTCTAGTCATGGTCAGTCACGAGATTCTTTTGTTCAATTTGTCAAACAATTGCGGCTAGAAGCAATTGAACTTAATATTTCAACCGTAACGGTTGAGCAATCTTTAGCCAAAGTTAAGCAATTTAAGCGGGCTGTATTTCATGGCCAGCGAACCAAGCCGCTAGAATCATCGTTAGAGGCTTATTTAAAAGCTGAAGTACCACGATGGAAAGTTGAAAAAGCCCGCCAGTTGTTTAAAGAGCACGGCGTGTTATTGCAAAAAATAGCAGAAAAATATCAAGTTCAACCTCGTTTTATTTTAGCTATATGGGGCATTGAAACCGGCTTTTCTAAAAAACTAAGCAGCTATCCGGCGATGTCAGTTTTAGTTTCTTTAGCTTACAATGAGCCGAACAATACAGCATTACGGCAACAAGTTTTTTTAATCCTTACTGCTTTAGATAAAGACGTCAGTCGTCACGTTGATTTTCGTAGTGACCGGTCCGGGCGGTTAGGCATGATAAATTTCTCAGTACTTAACTATTTAAGTAGCGCTCAAGATTTCGATCGTGATGGCTTTTCGGATGTTTGGCAATCTAATGCCGATGCATTCGCATCGGTTGCTCATTTTTTAGCGGAAAATGGTTGGGACAACCAGCAAACTTGGGGTCGTCAAGTCAAGCTACCTGCTAACTTTACCGCCAATGAGATTGGGCTTACTAAAAGTAAGACTTTGAGCCAATGGCAAAAATTAGGAGTGAAGCGTTTTAATGGTGAAAAATTGCCTCGCGTCAACATGAAAGCGAGTTTGGTGGCTCCAGACGGCCTTAATGGCCGAATTTATTTAGTCTATAATAATTTCAATACGTTACTTGTATGGAAAGATTCACCGTATTTTTCTAGCGCGGTCGGTTATCTCGCTGATCGAATCAAATTTCCACCTATTGAGTAA
- a CDS encoding YcgN family cysteine cluster protein: MSELKFWQTTPMDQLSDSQWESLCDGCGKCCLNKVIDDETDELFFTNVACSQLDSKSCQCIDYPNRFKLVSDCFKVTLANRESFGWLPASCAYRLLDEGKPLPSWHPLLVGSTEPMHRFGQSIRGKIISEQAAGDLEDHVVTWPLEFKP; this comes from the coding sequence ATGAGCGAACTTAAATTTTGGCAAACAACACCCATGGACCAATTGAGTGATTCGCAGTGGGAATCCTTATGTGATGGCTGTGGCAAATGCTGCCTTAACAAAGTGATTGATGATGAAACTGATGAACTATTTTTTACCAACGTTGCTTGCTCGCAATTAGATAGTAAGTCATGCCAATGTATTGATTATCCAAATCGTTTTAAATTAGTATCAGACTGTTTTAAAGTGACTTTAGCCAATCGTGAAAGCTTTGGCTGGTTACCAGCAAGTTGTGCCTATCGTTTACTTGATGAGGGTAAGCCGTTACCAAGTTGGCATCCTTTACTGGTAGGTTCTACTGAGCCAATGCATCGATTTGGCCAGTCTATTCGTGGTAAAATTATTAGTGAACAAGCGGCCGGAGATCTTGAAGATCATGTGGTAACTTGGCCGCTCGAATTTAAACCTTAA
- the dsbB gene encoding disulfide bond formation protein DsbB, with protein MFNYLNFMTNKRCAWLLLSSVAISFELVALFFQYVMALEPCVMCIYQRTAMLGIAAAGLIGAIAPSLAVFRFSAYLLWGYSAIKGLLIAIEHVEIQTTPSPFFTCDFAPNFPQWLKLDQLMPLFFRATGDCADISWTFTGYSMSQWMIVIFASFTLVLAVVVVNRLRPSNKFIP; from the coding sequence ATGTTCAATTATTTAAACTTCATGACGAATAAACGCTGTGCTTGGCTATTATTGTCGAGCGTTGCCATCAGCTTTGAATTAGTTGCGCTGTTTTTTCAGTACGTGATGGCATTAGAGCCCTGTGTGATGTGTATTTATCAACGCACAGCTATGCTAGGCATTGCCGCTGCCGGTCTGATTGGCGCCATTGCACCGTCGCTAGCAGTGTTTCGTTTCAGTGCTTATCTGCTTTGGGGGTATAGTGCGATAAAAGGGTTGTTGATTGCGATTGAACATGTTGAAATTCAAACGACGCCATCGCCATTTTTCACCTGCGATTTTGCGCCTAACTTTCCTCAATGGCTAAAGCTCGATCAGCTCATGCCATTGTTTTTCAGAGCTACTGGCGACTGCGCCGATATATCTTGGACCTTCACTGGTTACAGCATGTCGCAATGGATGATCGTTATCTTTGCCAGTTTTACGCTCGTACTTGCAGTAGTCGTTGTAAACCGCTTGCGCCCTAGCAACAAGTTTATCCCTTAA
- the nhaB gene encoding sodium/proton antiporter NhaB: MPSMPLSKAFMLNFLGNSPKWYKLAIISFLIINPIVFFLVDHFTAGWLLVIEFIFTLAMALKCYPLQPGGLLAIQAVAIGMTSSDKVLHEIVGNIEVVLLLIFMVAGIYFMKELLLYAFTKLITNIKSKIVLSLSFCFAGAFLSAFLDALTVIAVIISVIIGFYSVYHKVVSGKGHGHNHDHTDDETFHASHRDDLEQFRGFLRNLLMHAGVGTALGGVMTKVGEPQNLIIADKASWEFIEFAIRMSPVTIPVFICGMITCAVIEKFGWFTYGVKLPENVRTILADYAKEQDINRTSKDNAKLVIQGILAVWLIIGLAFHLAAVGLIGLSVIVMATAFNGITEEHALGKAFEEALPFTALLGVFFAIVAVIIDQGLFTPVVNWVLSYEGTTQLVMFYIANGLLSMVSDNVFVGTVYIEQITSALNSGQITRDQFDMLAVAINTGTNLPSVATPNGQAAFLFLLTSALAPLVRLSYGRMVYMAIPYTIVLSLVGFITIQSGFLENSTQKLYDNGLIQHHSTKAIQQTDGSSH, encoded by the coding sequence ATGCCGTCTATGCCGCTTAGTAAAGCATTTATGTTGAACTTTTTAGGTAATTCACCTAAATGGTACAAACTTGCAATAATCTCATTTCTTATTATTAATCCTATTGTATTCTTTCTTGTTGACCATTTTACCGCTGGCTGGTTACTCGTCATCGAGTTTATATTCACTTTAGCGATGGCGTTAAAATGTTATCCGTTGCAACCCGGTGGTTTACTGGCAATTCAAGCCGTTGCGATCGGTATGACCAGCTCAGATAAAGTATTACACGAAATAGTCGGTAATATCGAAGTAGTGCTCTTGCTGATCTTTATGGTCGCTGGCATTTATTTTATGAAAGAGTTGTTGTTATATGCTTTCACTAAACTAATTACCAACATCAAATCTAAAATAGTCTTATCGTTATCATTTTGTTTTGCTGGAGCGTTTCTATCTGCCTTTCTTGACGCACTAACGGTAATCGCCGTTATTATCAGTGTTATCATCGGTTTTTACTCGGTCTATCACAAAGTAGTTTCAGGCAAGGGACATGGTCATAATCACGATCACACTGATGACGAGACCTTTCATGCTTCGCATCGTGACGATTTAGAGCAGTTTCGTGGTTTCTTACGCAACTTACTAATGCATGCCGGTGTTGGTACTGCATTGGGCGGTGTAATGACCAAAGTAGGTGAGCCACAAAACTTAATCATTGCTGATAAAGCCAGTTGGGAATTTATTGAATTTGCGATAAGAATGTCTCCAGTAACTATCCCGGTGTTCATTTGCGGCATGATCACTTGCGCCGTGATTGAAAAATTTGGCTGGTTTACCTATGGCGTTAAATTACCTGAAAATGTTCGTACAATTTTGGCCGATTATGCTAAAGAACAAGATATAAATAGAACAAGTAAGGACAATGCCAAATTAGTTATTCAGGGGATTTTAGCAGTTTGGTTAATTATCGGATTAGCATTTCATTTGGCTGCGGTAGGTTTAATCGGTTTGTCGGTCATTGTGATGGCCACAGCCTTTAACGGTATTACCGAAGAGCATGCGCTGGGCAAAGCCTTTGAAGAAGCCTTACCCTTCACTGCTTTGTTGGGTGTGTTCTTTGCTATTGTCGCGGTGATTATCGACCAAGGACTTTTTACCCCGGTGGTCAATTGGGTATTAAGCTACGAAGGCACAACGCAATTGGTGATGTTTTATATCGCTAACGGCTTATTATCGATGGTTAGTGACAATGTCTTTGTCGGTACCGTTTATATCGAGCAAATTACCAGTGCCTTGAACAGTGGTCAAATAACTCGTGATCAATTTGACATGTTAGCCGTAGCGATTAATACCGGCACCAATTTACCAAGTGTCGCCACACCGAACGGCCAAGCCGCCTTCCTATTTTTACTGACTTCAGCCCTAGCACCACTGGTTCGATTAAGTTATGGTCGGATGGTCTACATGGCAATTCCATATACTATCGTTTTATCGCTCGTTGGCTTTATCACCATTCAGTCTGGTTTCTTGGAAAATTCGACCCAAAAGCTTTATGATAATGGCTTAATCCAGCACCACAGCACCAAAGCAATACAACAAACAGATGGTAGCTCTCACTAG
- the fadR gene encoding fatty acid metabolism transcriptional regulator FadR, protein MIYKAQSPAGFAEEYLVDSIWTGRFPAGSFLPAERELSELIGVTRTTLREVLQRLSRDGWLTIKHGKPTKVNNFWETAGLNVLVTMARLDQSGIPELIDQLLSARTNVSVIYVRAAFKHNPDKSAEIINNFNQLEDTAIAYSDFDYRMHHQLAFASNNSIYVLILNGFKDLYGRVGKLYFESEEARRLADEHYRELAHLAQQGNFEQVISCVRRYGLKTGKIWAALRDRLPTDIVDSIR, encoded by the coding sequence ATGATTTATAAGGCGCAAAGCCCAGCTGGGTTTGCAGAGGAGTATTTGGTTGACTCTATTTGGACCGGCCGTTTTCCTGCGGGGTCATTTTTACCCGCCGAACGTGAACTGTCCGAACTTATCGGTGTTACTCGCACGACGTTAAGGGAAGTTTTACAGCGTCTATCGCGTGATGGCTGGTTGACTATCAAACATGGCAAGCCAACCAAGGTCAATAATTTTTGGGAAACTGCAGGTTTAAATGTGCTCGTTACGATGGCACGCTTAGATCAAAGTGGTATTCCTGAATTAATCGATCAGCTGTTATCGGCTAGAACTAATGTGTCAGTAATTTACGTCCGGGCTGCATTTAAGCATAACCCAGATAAATCAGCAGAAATCATCAATAATTTTAATCAATTAGAAGATACTGCCATTGCTTATTCTGATTTCGATTACCGGATGCATCATCAATTAGCATTTGCCTCAAATAACTCAATTTATGTCTTAATCTTAAATGGCTTCAAAGATTTATATGGTCGAGTTGGTAAATTGTATTTCGAATCGGAAGAAGCCCGTCGCTTAGCCGATGAACATTATCGAGAACTCGCTCATTTAGCTCAACAAGGAAATTTTGAGCAAGTGATTAGCTGCGTTCGTCGATATGGCTTGAAAACAGGTAAGATATGGGCGGCATTGCGCGACCGCTTGCCGACCGATATTGTTGATTCTATAAGGTAG